From a single Ignavibacteria bacterium genomic region:
- a CDS encoding protein BatD translates to MVRNKITIAALLLILLGTCMHAQDVTVRAGVDRQSYEVGDYINYSISVNSAKDVKVFPPVLKDSLKGAELIETLQPASEEKDGRLVTTFKYTISKYDSGEAKIPPINVYYSAKGSQKKSLLTNEVSFVVKTLKVQGEDIKDIKDPVKIPLDWKMILLWSLVALIVIAGAVYLYLNYRKKRRQKAGLIPVVIKEPHEEALDLLDELEKKQLWQSGHIKEYHTEITNIIRTYFEKRFRVPALEITTNELVNNLSKVKETENIRVITSDFLNNADLVKFAKYVPMESINGEMMAQARRIVKDTVPVKNPVAQNQEASDVS, encoded by the coding sequence ATGGTAAGAAATAAAATAACAATTGCGGCCCTGCTGCTTATACTTCTTGGCACATGCATGCATGCACAGGATGTAACCGTAAGGGCAGGTGTGGACAGGCAGTCGTATGAAGTTGGGGACTATATAAATTATTCGATAAGCGTTAATTCGGCAAAAGACGTTAAAGTTTTCCCTCCTGTACTAAAAGACAGCCTGAAGGGTGCCGAGCTTATTGAGACTCTTCAGCCTGCATCGGAAGAAAAAGACGGCAGGCTTGTTACAACATTTAAGTATACAATCTCAAAGTATGATTCGGGCGAAGCTAAAATTCCCCCAATAAATGTTTATTACTCTGCGAAGGGTTCTCAGAAGAAATCCCTTCTTACCAATGAGGTCTCCTTTGTTGTAAAAACCCTTAAAGTTCAGGGTGAAGACATAAAGGACATTAAAGATCCTGTTAAGATCCCTCTTGACTGGAAGATGATTCTCCTCTGGAGCCTGGTTGCTCTTATTGTAATAGCAGGAGCAGTTTACCTTTATCTTAATTACAGGAAAAAAAGACGCCAGAAAGCGGGCCTTATTCCTGTAGTTATTAAGGAGCCTCACGAAGAAGCACTGGATCTTCTTGATGAACTGGAGAAAAAACAACTCTGGCAGTCGGGACACATAAAAGAATACCACACGGAGATTACAAATATTATAAGAACATACTTTGAAAAAAGATTCCGCGTTCCGGCCCTTGAAATAACAACAAACGAGCTGGTAAATAATTTGTCAAAGGTTAAGGAAACTGAAAACATAAGGGTGATCACTTCGGATTTCTTAAACAATGCCGATCTGGTAAAATTTGCAAAGTATGTACCGATGGAATCAATTAATGGGGAGATGATGGCTCAGGCCCGCAGGATAGTTAAAGATACAGTGCCTGTGAAGAATCCTGTTGCACAAAATCAGGAGGCTTCAGATGTTTCATAA
- a CDS encoding DUF58 domain-containing protein, with protein MLTKELLKQVRQIEIKTRGVVNQVFSGEYHSVFKGRGMEFSEVREYQYGDDVRNLDWNVTARFGHPFIKVFEEERELTVMLLVDLSGSLLFGSVEKTKQQIAAELSAILAFSAMKNNDKVGLILFSDRIERFVPPRKGRKHVLRIIRELLSFEPEGRETDLKKALEFMNSTIKKRSIAFLISDFFDSGYEKILRIVGRRHDLVGIVLSDEREKTLPGIGLVKFRDAETGEERFVDTSSKDLQKWFSLSRRKAMEERKSLFLKNRLDAIEVQTDKSYMKPLVEFFRLRERRW; from the coding sequence ATGCTGACAAAAGAATTATTAAAACAGGTACGCCAGATTGAAATAAAGACCAGGGGAGTTGTTAACCAGGTCTTCTCGGGAGAATACCATTCGGTCTTCAAGGGGCGCGGAATGGAATTCTCTGAAGTCCGGGAGTACCAGTATGGTGACGACGTAAGAAATCTCGACTGGAACGTTACAGCCCGCTTCGGGCATCCTTTTATAAAGGTTTTTGAGGAGGAGCGTGAGCTTACCGTAATGCTTCTGGTTGACTTAAGCGGAAGTCTCTTGTTCGGAAGCGTGGAGAAAACAAAACAGCAAATTGCTGCCGAGCTGAGTGCAATACTTGCCTTTTCGGCCATGAAGAATAATGATAAAGTGGGACTCATACTTTTCAGCGACAGGATTGAAAGGTTTGTGCCCCCGAGAAAAGGGCGCAAGCACGTCCTCAGGATCATCCGCGAGCTCCTGTCCTTTGAGCCTGAAGGACGGGAAACGGACTTAAAGAAGGCTCTGGAATTTATGAACAGTACAATCAAGAAAAGAAGCATTGCTTTCCTGATCTCGGACTTCTTTGATTCGGGATATGAAAAGATCCTTAGAATCGTGGGACGCAGGCACGACCTGGTTGGAATTGTACTGAGTGATGAAAGAGAAAAGACACTTCCCGGAATAGGCCTCGTGAAGTTCAGGGATGCTGAAACCGGCGAGGAAAGATTTGTTGATACAAGTTCAAAAGATCTGCAGAAGTGGTTCAGTCTGTCAAGACGTAAGGCAATGGAGGAAAGAAAGTCGCTCTTCCTTAAAAACCGCCTGGATGCAATTGAAGTCCAGACAGATAAATCCTATATGAAACCTTTGGTTGAATTTTTCAGATTGCGCGAGAGAAGATGGTAA
- a CDS encoding AAA domain-containing protein — protein sequence MEKKQRKTLEITELNEKIKNESAFVDLLFSEIGKVIVGQKPMVERLVVGLLANGHILLEGVPGLAKTLAIKSLASAMKAKFQRIQFTPDLLPADLIGTMIYNQKDGNFFIKKGPIFSNFILADEINRAPAKVQSALLEAMQERQVTISEETFKLDDPFLVLATQNPIEQEGTYPLPEAQVDRFMLKVKITYPSREEELKIMKQNVENQQDGKIKPVITPQDILRARGLIQEIYVDEKIDRYILDIVFATRNPKEYGLEGLADLISYGASPRATINLALGARAMAFIRRRGYVIPEDVRAICMDVLRHRIAVTYEAEAEEITTEHVIQEILNKIEVP from the coding sequence ATTGAGAAAAAACAGAGGAAAACTTTGGAAATAACAGAGCTTAATGAGAAAATAAAAAATGAAAGCGCTTTTGTTGACCTGCTTTTCAGCGAAATAGGCAAGGTGATAGTGGGGCAGAAACCGATGGTTGAACGCCTTGTTGTAGGGCTTCTTGCAAACGGGCACATACTCTTAGAAGGTGTCCCGGGCCTTGCAAAAACACTCGCCATAAAGTCCCTGGCCTCAGCAATGAAGGCAAAATTTCAGAGAATTCAGTTTACCCCGGATCTGCTTCCTGCAGATCTTATAGGTACAATGATCTATAACCAGAAAGACGGCAACTTTTTTATAAAAAAAGGCCCTATTTTTTCAAACTTCATCCTGGCCGATGAAATTAACCGTGCCCCTGCCAAGGTACAGAGCGCACTTCTGGAAGCCATGCAGGAGCGCCAGGTTACAATAAGTGAAGAAACATTTAAGCTGGATGATCCTTTCCTGGTACTTGCAACACAGAACCCGATTGAGCAGGAAGGAACTTACCCGCTTCCTGAGGCACAGGTGGACAGGTTTATGCTTAAAGTTAAAATCACCTATCCTTCACGCGAGGAAGAACTTAAGATCATGAAGCAGAATGTGGAAAACCAGCAGGATGGCAAAATTAAACCTGTTATTACCCCGCAGGACATATTAAGGGCAAGAGGCCTCATTCAGGAAATTTATGTTGATGAGAAGATTGACCGCTACATTCTGGACATTGTTTTTGCTACACGTAATCCTAAAGAATACGGCCTTGAGGGCCTGGCAGATCTTATCAGCTACGGAGCCTCCCCGAGAGCTACAATTAATCTTGCCCTGGGCGCAAGAGCTATGGCTTTCATCAGAAGACGCGGCTATGTTATTCCTGAAGACGTAAGGGCAATTTGCATGGATGTACTGCGCCACCGCATCGCCGTAACGTATGAGGCAGAGGCAGAGGAAATTACAACTGAACACGTTATTCAGGAGATCCTGAATAAAATTGAAGTGCCATGA
- a CDS encoding class I SAM-dependent rRNA methyltransferase produces MLAQVYLRKNEEHRIKHGHLWVFSNEVAKLEGEAQNGDVVELYDYKNNFLGTGFYNKNSLIALRLLSRGKIEDLHGFFKERLLRAYDLRKSLYPRRESFRLMFSESDFMPGLIIDKYNNTFVMQVYSFGMQKNIDKIVSVLKTELKAENVFSKNEAYFRRLEGLTEEDTVYLGSSRSEVISDGEVSYRIDFEGGHKTGFYFDQADNRKFIERITEGRTVIDAFCNSGGFGLHASRAGAGAVTFLDSSQAEVENARGNFQLNNITCKADFITGDVFDVFTAMLNEKKKFDVVMIDPPAFAKNKKSLPMAQKGYEKLNRMALGLVEEGGFLVTSSCSYHLSRDSFIQIINSAAQKAGRQVQLIHFNGASLDHPRLPAMEETSYLKFAVLKVI; encoded by the coding sequence ATGTTGGCACAGGTATACCTTCGGAAAAACGAGGAACACCGCATAAAGCATGGGCACCTTTGGGTATTCAGCAATGAAGTTGCAAAACTCGAGGGCGAGGCACAAAATGGTGACGTGGTGGAACTTTACGATTATAAAAATAACTTCCTGGGAACAGGGTTTTACAATAAAAACTCTCTTATTGCCTTAAGGCTTTTAAGCCGGGGGAAAATAGAGGACCTTCACGGCTTTTTTAAGGAAAGGCTTCTGAGGGCGTATGACTTAAGAAAAAGCCTTTATCCAAGGCGCGAATCCTTCAGGCTCATGTTCAGCGAAAGTGATTTTATGCCGGGGCTTATTATCGATAAATACAACAACACTTTTGTCATGCAGGTTTATTCTTTCGGCATGCAGAAGAATATTGATAAGATTGTAAGCGTCCTGAAAACTGAGCTTAAGGCAGAGAACGTTTTCAGCAAAAATGAGGCTTATTTCAGGCGCCTTGAAGGCCTGACAGAAGAGGATACGGTTTACCTTGGAAGCAGCAGGTCTGAAGTAATCAGCGACGGGGAGGTAAGCTACAGGATCGATTTTGAAGGGGGGCACAAGACCGGGTTTTACTTTGACCAGGCCGATAACAGAAAGTTTATTGAAAGGATCACGGAAGGCAGGACTGTAATTGACGCCTTCTGCAACTCCGGGGGCTTCGGGCTTCATGCCTCAAGAGCCGGGGCAGGGGCTGTTACTTTTCTTGACAGTTCGCAGGCCGAGGTTGAAAACGCAAGGGGGAACTTCCAGCTTAATAATATAACCTGTAAGGCGGATTTCATTACAGGAGATGTTTTTGACGTCTTTACGGCTATGCTGAATGAAAAAAAGAAGTTTGACGTTGTAATGATTGATCCCCCGGCCTTTGCAAAGAATAAAAAAAGCCTTCCCATGGCGCAGAAAGGCTATGAAAAGCTTAACCGCATGGCTCTCGGGCTGGTTGAGGAAGGGGGATTTTTAGTCACCTCATCGTGCTCATATCACCTCAGCCGGGATAGTTTTATTCAGATCATTAACAGCGCAGCCCAGAAAGCAGGGCGCCAGGTGCAGCTCATACATTTCAACGGTGCATCACTTGACCACCCGAGGCTGCCTGCAATGGAGGAAACTTCTTACCTGAAGTTTGCCGTGCTTAAGGTAATATAG
- a CDS encoding DUF302 domain-containing protein encodes MEYYNTRVVNLSFDEAISKVTEELKKEGFGVLTEIDVKETLKKKLDVDFRKYKILGACNPPFAYKALQAEDKIGTMLPCNIIVQETREGKTEVSSINPRVSMQTVKNEELESVASEIADKLKRVLENV; translated from the coding sequence ATGGAATACTATAATACCAGGGTTGTAAATCTCTCCTTCGACGAAGCTATCAGCAAGGTTACTGAGGAGCTGAAAAAAGAGGGATTCGGGGTTCTGACAGAAATTGACGTAAAAGAGACTCTGAAGAAAAAGCTGGACGTGGACTTCAGGAAATACAAGATACTCGGGGCCTGCAACCCGCCTTTTGCCTATAAAGCCCTGCAGGCAGAGGATAAAATTGGAACAATGCTGCCGTGCAATATTATTGTGCAGGAAACCCGTGAGGGAAAAACAGAGGTATCGTCCATAAATCCGAGAGTTTCAATGCAGACTGTAAAGAATGAGGAGCTTGAGTCGGTTGCCTCAGAAATTGCCGATAAGCTCAAAAGAGTACTGGAAAACGTATAG
- a CDS encoding NAD(P)-dependent oxidoreductase gives MQISFIGTGLMGSPMAERLLKAGYELYIFNRTLEKTVPLKQKGARVALTAHEARHLGEAVFLMLSDAAAVNEMLFSSDEEEKFSGQTIIQMSTISPSESRAIAEKVAAAGGDYIEAPVLGSIPQAAEGKLVIMVGGEKELYDKWRPVLEALGPAPLYVGETGKAAAMKLALNQMIASLTSAFSLSLGIIMNEGIDVEQFMNVLRNSALYAKTFDVKLNNMLKNDFSNVNFPAKHLLKDVRLAADEARSLGLETVVLDAVQEILNKTINAGFADMDYSVLFNAVSNRRA, from the coding sequence ATGCAGATCTCATTTATTGGGACCGGACTGATGGGAAGCCCGATGGCAGAAAGGCTGCTTAAGGCCGGGTATGAGCTTTATATTTTTAACAGGACGCTGGAGAAAACAGTGCCTCTGAAGCAGAAAGGGGCAAGGGTCGCTTTAACGGCACACGAGGCCAGGCACCTGGGGGAAGCGGTCTTTCTTATGCTCAGCGATGCCGCTGCAGTTAATGAAATGCTGTTTTCATCTGATGAAGAGGAAAAGTTCTCGGGGCAGACCATAATTCAGATGAGCACAATTTCCCCTTCGGAAAGCAGGGCCATTGCCGAAAAAGTCGCTGCCGCAGGAGGTGACTACATTGAGGCTCCGGTCCTGGGCAGCATTCCGCAGGCAGCCGAAGGCAAACTGGTTATAATGGTTGGAGGAGAAAAAGAGCTTTATGACAAATGGCGCCCGGTTTTAGAAGCCCTCGGGCCTGCACCGCTTTATGTCGGGGAAACAGGAAAGGCTGCAGCCATGAAGCTTGCGCTCAACCAGATGATTGCATCACTAACCTCTGCCTTTTCCTTAAGCCTTGGTATAATTATGAATGAAGGGATTGACGTAGAGCAGTTCATGAACGTCCTTAGGAACAGTGCCCTTTATGCCAAAACTTTTGACGTAAAGCTTAACAATATGCTGAAGAATGATTTCTCAAACGTGAATTTCCCGGCAAAGCATCTTCTTAAAGACGTGAGACTTGCTGCCGATGAGGCCAGGAGCCTGGGACTTGAAACAGTTGTTTTGGATGCCGTGCAGGAAATCTTGAACAAGACTATAAACGCAGGCTTTGCAGATATGGATTATTCGGTCCTCTTTAATGCTGTAAGTAACAGGAGAGCCTGA
- the bshB1 gene encoding bacillithiol biosynthesis deacetylase BshB1 yields the protein MNLDVLVFAAHPDDAELSMGGTIAKFTKSDLKVGVIDFTKGELGTRGSAETRQKEAFQSAISLKLAIRENLHIPDGGVEVSKENITKVVMCLRKYRPKIIFAPYFNDRHPDHIDTSAVVKRAMFSSGLEKIKTFDKEKKQDAYRPGKLYYYMQTYAFTPSFIVDVSDTFEDKMNAVKAYATQFFNPKSVEPETFISQPNFMKFVESRAKLYGFKIGKDYGEPFYCEEDIEMDMVHLVKASNSSVNHSTGK from the coding sequence ATGAACTTAGATGTACTCGTCTTTGCTGCTCATCCGGACGACGCCGAGCTCTCGATGGGCGGCACAATTGCCAAATTTACCAAAAGTGACTTGAAAGTGGGCGTAATAGACTTCACTAAGGGTGAATTGGGCACTCGCGGGTCTGCCGAAACAAGGCAGAAAGAGGCTTTTCAGTCGGCAATCAGTCTAAAACTTGCAATCCGTGAGAACCTGCATATACCTGACGGAGGTGTTGAGGTCTCAAAGGAAAATATTACAAAAGTTGTTATGTGCCTGCGCAAGTACAGGCCGAAGATCATTTTTGCCCCTTATTTCAACGACCGCCATCCTGACCATATCGATACAAGCGCTGTTGTCAAAAGGGCAATGTTCAGCTCCGGCCTTGAAAAGATCAAGACTTTCGACAAGGAGAAAAAACAGGATGCCTACAGGCCCGGTAAGCTGTATTACTATATGCAGACATACGCCTTTACACCGTCATTTATCGTAGACGTCAGCGACACCTTCGAAGATAAAATGAACGCTGTAAAAGCCTATGCCACACAGTTCTTTAATCCTAAAAGCGTTGAGCCTGAAACATTTATAAGCCAGCCTAATTTTATGAAGTTCGTTGAATCCAGGGCTAAGCTCTACGGCTTTAAGATCGGCAAGGACTATGGTGAACCGTTCTACTGTGAAGAGGATATTGAAATGGACATGGTGCACCTGGTAAAAGCCAGTAACTCCTCTGTGAACCATTCTACAGGGAAATAA
- a CDS encoding sulfide/dihydroorotate dehydrogenase-like FAD/NAD-binding protein, producing MYKIRSAEFLAPNIKKFVIEAPKIAQKRKAGQFVIIRIKEGGERVPLTIADSDPSEGTITIIVQGIGKTTKELNTFNSGGSIQDVVGPLGKPSHIENFGTAVSIGGGVGTAIAYPTAVALKQAGNHTISIIGGRSREFVILEDEMRKVCDEVYPTTDDGSYGYHGFVTQKLKELIDSGRKIDFVLAIGPIPMMRAIAETTRPYGIKTMVSLNPIMVDGTGMCGGCRATVDNKTVFVCVDGPEFDAHKVDFDLLMQRNKSYLGDEKTALEILAQSEQAKEKKDHECNYDKMFFARTSGENLKV from the coding sequence ATGTATAAGATCAGATCAGCTGAATTTCTTGCCCCGAATATTAAGAAATTCGTAATAGAAGCACCTAAGATCGCCCAGAAGAGGAAAGCCGGACAATTTGTTATTATCAGGATCAAAGAAGGCGGTGAAAGAGTTCCTCTTACTATTGCCGATTCAGACCCCTCAGAAGGAACGATTACAATAATTGTCCAGGGAATCGGAAAAACCACAAAGGAATTAAACACATTCAATTCCGGCGGCAGCATTCAGGATGTTGTCGGCCCGCTGGGCAAACCTTCACATATAGAAAACTTTGGCACTGCTGTCAGTATTGGCGGAGGCGTCGGCACAGCAATTGCCTATCCGACCGCTGTTGCCTTAAAACAGGCAGGAAATCATACGATCTCGATTATTGGCGGCCGTTCGAGAGAATTTGTAATTCTCGAAGACGAGATGCGCAAAGTCTGCGATGAGGTCTATCCAACAACCGATGACGGAAGCTACGGCTATCACGGTTTTGTAACACAGAAATTAAAAGAGCTGATCGATTCAGGCAGAAAAATAGATTTTGTGCTCGCTATTGGCCCGATACCTATGATGAGGGCTATTGCCGAAACCACCAGGCCCTATGGAATTAAGACCATGGTCAGCCTCAACCCCATTATGGTTGACGGCACAGGAATGTGCGGCGGCTGCAGGGCTACGGTAGACAACAAGACTGTCTTTGTCTGCGTCGACGGCCCCGAATTCGACGCCCACAAGGTCGATTTTGATCTTCTTATGCAGAGGAATAAGTCTTATCTGGGTGATGAAAAAACGGCCCTTGAAATACTGGCACAGAGTGAGCAGGCAAAGGAAAAAAAGGACCATGAATGTAATTACGACAAGATGTTTTTTGCCAGAACATCCGGTGAAAACCTAAAAGTATAA
- the gltA gene encoding NADPH-dependent glutamate synthase encodes MEEISKKDRMKIPRQKMPEQSGEQRVTNFEEVNLGFTEELARMEALRCIQCPKPTCIQGCPVGVQIRDFIALVAQGDYLGAAAKIKEDNALPAVCGRVCPQEEQCESKCIVGKKNEPVGIGRLERFVADYEREHVGIRPPQIKPKTGKKIGIIGSGPAGLSCAGDLIQMGHDVTVFEALHELGGVLVYGIPQFRLPKEIVKAEVESLKKLGVDFQTNAVVGFTDTIDELLENGYDAIFIAVGAGLPYFLNIPGENLNGVYSSNEFLTRVNLMKAYRFPEYDTPVFNCKDKNVAVFGGGNTAMDAVRTAKRLGAKSAHIIYRRSDVELPARKEEVHHAQEEGIGFMFLENPVEFIGENGWLKHVKLQKMELGEPDQSGRRRPVPVEGSEHIMDIDMAIIAIGNGSNPIIQKTTPDLEFNKRGNIVVDEATMKTSKKGVFAGGDIVSGGATVILAMGAGRKAAAAINEYLTNTES; translated from the coding sequence ATGGAAGAAATTTCGAAAAAAGACAGAATGAAAATTCCACGTCAGAAGATGCCTGAACAGTCAGGAGAACAAAGGGTCACGAATTTTGAGGAAGTCAATTTAGGTTTTACCGAAGAATTGGCTAGAATGGAAGCTTTGAGGTGCATACAGTGCCCGAAACCCACGTGCATTCAGGGCTGCCCTGTCGGCGTGCAGATACGCGACTTTATTGCTCTTGTTGCCCAGGGAGACTATCTTGGCGCAGCGGCAAAGATCAAGGAAGATAACGCCCTTCCGGCAGTCTGCGGCCGCGTTTGCCCGCAGGAAGAACAGTGCGAATCCAAATGCATAGTAGGAAAGAAAAACGAGCCGGTTGGAATAGGACGCCTTGAGAGATTTGTTGCCGACTATGAACGCGAGCACGTTGGCATACGTCCTCCCCAGATAAAACCCAAGACAGGCAAGAAAATCGGCATCATCGGGAGCGGCCCCGCAGGCCTCAGCTGCGCGGGCGACCTAATACAGATGGGGCACGATGTAACGGTTTTTGAAGCCCTGCATGAACTTGGCGGCGTGCTTGTCTATGGTATCCCTCAGTTCAGGCTTCCAAAGGAAATTGTTAAGGCCGAAGTGGAGTCACTCAAAAAGCTTGGCGTCGATTTCCAGACAAACGCTGTTGTAGGCTTTACAGATACAATCGATGAGCTCCTGGAAAACGGCTACGACGCAATTTTTATTGCCGTAGGAGCCGGACTTCCCTACTTCCTTAATATACCGGGCGAAAACCTTAACGGGGTCTATTCATCAAATGAGTTCTTAACAAGAGTCAACCTGATGAAAGCTTACCGCTTCCCTGAATACGATACCCCCGTCTTTAACTGTAAGGATAAAAACGTTGCAGTCTTCGGCGGCGGCAATACCGCCATGGATGCCGTAAGAACGGCTAAGAGGCTTGGAGCAAAAAGTGCTCATATCATCTACAGAAGAAGTGACGTGGAACTGCCCGCAAGAAAAGAGGAAGTTCACCACGCACAGGAAGAAGGCATCGGGTTCATGTTCCTTGAAAACCCGGTTGAGTTTATCGGCGAAAACGGCTGGCTCAAACACGTGAAACTTCAGAAGATGGAGTTAGGTGAGCCGGACCAGTCTGGAAGAAGAAGGCCTGTTCCTGTAGAAGGTTCAGAACACATAATGGACATCGATATGGCTATCATTGCTATAGGCAACGGTTCCAACCCGATCATACAGAAGACGACACCGGACCTCGAGTTCAATAAAAGAGGAAACATTGTGGTTGATGAAGCAACAATGAAAACTTCCAAGAAAGGCGTCTTTGCAGGAGGCGATATCGTTTCAGGCGGCGCTACGGTCATTCTTGCAATGGGTGCAGGAAGAAAAGCCGCGGCAGCCATTAACGAATACCTCACAAACACCGAAAGCTGA
- a CDS encoding SGNH/GDSL hydrolase family protein, translating to MTKTTLLTILFSAVLFSTISASYMMSLKKGEKIVFFGDSITQLGNDPGGYVTLVRDTIASKYPGYGIEVIGAGISGNKVPDLVSRLDKDVLSEGPTTVVIYIGINDVWHYALGIGGTPKDKFEEGLKLIIGKCTANGARVILCTPSVVGERSDSLNKLDPMLNEYADISRRVAKGTNSQLLDLREAFLQYERENNPKQLHEGILTRDAVHLNATGNKFLAGLMLKALEE from the coding sequence ATGACAAAGACCACTCTACTTACCATTTTATTTTCTGCAGTCCTGTTTTCTACCATTTCTGCTTCTTATATGATGTCTCTTAAGAAGGGAGAAAAAATAGTTTTCTTCGGCGATTCAATTACACAGCTGGGAAACGATCCCGGAGGGTATGTAACTTTGGTGCGCGATACAATAGCCTCAAAATATCCGGGCTACGGCATTGAAGTAATAGGCGCCGGCATAAGCGGCAACAAGGTGCCGGATCTTGTTTCAAGGCTCGATAAAGACGTTCTTTCTGAGGGCCCCACTACAGTAGTAATTTATATAGGAATTAACGACGTCTGGCACTATGCGCTCGGCATCGGCGGCACACCCAAAGATAAGTTCGAAGAGGGATTAAAGTTAATCATAGGGAAATGCACTGCAAACGGCGCACGCGTAATTCTATGTACCCCCAGCGTAGTTGGAGAAAGATCCGACAGCCTCAATAAACTGGATCCAATGCTGAACGAGTATGCTGACATCAGCCGCAGGGTGGCAAAGGGAACTAACAGCCAGCTTCTGGACCTGAGAGAGGCGTTCCTGCAGTATGAACGTGAGAACAACCCGAAGCAGCTCCACGAAGGCATTCTTACGCGCGATGCCGTACACTTAAATGCAACGGGCAACAAATTCTTGGCCGGACTGATGCTGAAGGCCCTTGAGGAGTAA
- the gatB gene encoding Asp-tRNA(Asn)/Glu-tRNA(Gln) amidotransferase subunit GatB: MKQEYEAVIGLEVHAQLLTDTKIFCGCSTKFGNPPNTNVCPICLGHPGVLPVLNKKVVEFAVLMGLATNCRINMNSVFARKNYFYPDLPKGYQISQFEAPICEDGFVEIELKDGTKRNIGLTRIHMEEDAGKSIHDQAYETLVDVNRCGVPLIEIVSEPDMHTPEEAYQYLSQIRQTVQYLGICDGNMEEGSLRCDANVSVRLKGETRLGTKTEVKNMNSFRNVEKALIYEIDRQIEIIEDGGRIIQETLLWDADANVALPMRSKEEAHDYRYFPEPDLMPVAISQEWFEEIKRRLPELPKERNMRFISDYSLPSYDAGVLTASRELADYYEKTISVTKDYKAASNWIMGDVLKILNETKTPVENFPIHPENLGRLINLINDNTVSGKIAKDVFQIMLGEDKEPGTIIKERNLVQITDTSELEGVIDRVIESNPKDVKEFLSGKEKVIGFFVGQIMKETKGKANPKAVNDILREKLNALK, translated from the coding sequence ATGAAGCAAGAATACGAAGCCGTCATCGGACTTGAGGTCCATGCCCAGCTCCTGACAGATACAAAAATTTTCTGCGGATGCTCCACAAAATTCGGAAATCCGCCTAACACAAACGTATGCCCGATATGCCTTGGGCACCCGGGCGTTCTGCCTGTACTTAATAAGAAAGTGGTGGAATTTGCCGTCCTGATGGGACTTGCCACTAACTGCAGAATCAATATGAATTCAGTTTTTGCAAGGAAAAATTATTTCTATCCCGATCTTCCCAAAGGATACCAGATCTCGCAGTTTGAAGCTCCTATTTGTGAGGATGGCTTCGTTGAAATTGAGCTTAAAGACGGTACAAAAAGAAATATCGGACTCACGCGCATTCATATGGAGGAAGATGCCGGCAAATCGATACACGACCAGGCATATGAGACACTGGTTGATGTCAACCGCTGCGGGGTGCCTTTAATTGAAATTGTAAGCGAACCCGATATGCACACTCCTGAGGAGGCCTATCAGTACCTCTCACAGATACGCCAGACGGTGCAGTACCTTGGCATATGCGACGGCAATATGGAAGAAGGCTCACTCAGGTGCGACGCCAACGTGTCAGTCAGGCTGAAAGGGGAAACAAGACTGGGGACAAAAACCGAAGTCAAAAATATGAACTCCTTCAGGAATGTGGAAAAGGCTCTCATCTATGAAATAGACCGGCAGATAGAAATTATTGAGGACGGCGGCAGGATTATACAGGAAACCCTCCTCTGGGATGCCGATGCCAACGTAGCCCTCCCGATGCGCAGTAAAGAAGAGGCACACGACTACCGCTACTTCCCCGAGCCGGACCTGATGCCTGTTGCAATAAGCCAGGAGTGGTTTGAGGAAATTAAAAGAAGACTGCCCGAGCTCCCTAAAGAAAGAAATATGAGGTTTATCTCAGATTACAGCCTCCCTTCCTATGATGCCGGGGTTCTGACTGCTTCGCGTGAACTGGCTGACTACTACGAGAAAACTATTTCCGTTACAAAGGATTATAAAGCTGCCAGCAACTGGATTATGGGTGACGTACTTAAAATACTAAACGAGACAAAGACCCCCGTAGAGAATTTCCCGATACATCCGGAAAACCTGGGAAGACTGATAAACCTCATTAACGACAACACCGTAAGCGGAAAAATAGCAAAGGATGTTTTCCAGATAATGCTTGGTGAGGACAAAGAGCCCGGGACAATTATAAAGGAAAGAAACCTTGTTCAGATAACCGACACCTCGGAACTGGAAGGCGTAATAGACAGGGTAATTGAAAGCAATCCCAAAGACGTAAAAGAGTTCCTTTCGGGTAAAGAGAAGGTAATAGGATTTTTTGTAGGCCAGATTATGAAGGAAACAAAGGGTAAAGCCAACCCAAAGGCTGTAAACGATATTCTGCGGGAAAAACTTAACGCTCTTAAATAA